From Synoicihabitans lomoniglobus, the proteins below share one genomic window:
- a CDS encoding LysM peptidoglycan-binding domain-containing protein: MKARFFRTLLGASLALFASSVLSAATSPAALASLRDKAESGNAIAQYNLGLVYADSSEPSHDLIEAYVWLSRASTNGARGRELALVRSQLTANQLTEARRRLETALPATSANTTSTISLTTSSTAPAPASVPTANNPSPFTAVPLDVDPDEFNRVDQERRRLAEELAAAWRENEALRAGQSNSDAELRKRVAIAETALANREDDLSRLQSEFNRLRSGAPSTAERELRDERDRLAAEANAAATELATLRADNARLRQSAERLEQETANARATAEALPQLRSELAEVRQLSNELTANLSQRQAEATRLQAELTAANRQLESSAGAQADLTAATERISALLAEVSNARREADQARAELATRADAFATAQSELESTRQQLAATTADLATQRETSNQTASELAATQARLAELGDTEADLGTATNRIQDLLGQLADARRETNRLQATLEDQSAGQVSAATELESVRQQLAATTTDLAAARSDAESLSATNAQLQAELATTTARVADHQAATLRIQELTAALQTRESDLAERTTRLSTAEGQVSELSAELANTRANLTRLRETAADSGDTAAAQAAQLASFRTELADAQSANDRLRAELSSLQSRGAQRDQNLAGLTRSNTELTAERDELRAQLATAESQSQTLAGDLADQRAAAGRIRQLETALAAAEASRTELATQLEAAQTQASSLATDLTGARRQLASQDGVSERIAQLESQLSTYATMADQLVAAEAQAEELTADLAAARAAQSDGGDELERALQQREALRTELADRDESLANLRQELASHQEQIAALTASQRDLGDATERVSTLLGELSMARDENQRLQAALNDRGEASAQLEASLRAFATQERDLEAAEAALAASNESAQARAAEVAELRQEVSSLQSALATAQAGTVDADALVNARSEISRLQTELQSARTNAGENATAQADELAATKTKLEASLRAFAALQRELRSTRSDLATNAEEADSTASTIAELREEVSSLQSALADAKFTASEAEGQVATLSAAQSNADALQAQLATATTTASEHEAEIQTLREQLETSSSSAADLRAANADLSAQLNDTQALAASRGTELDAASSLAAENTRLREFARQAQAQSASMAQELNVLRTRFALQSSPAARPVAGRSVPDRPSGITANADTTPAATDDASRSHVVAAGDTLSSISREYYGTTLRWRDILNANRDVITASNALTIGSTLRIP; the protein is encoded by the coding sequence ATGAAAGCTCGATTCTTCCGCACCCTGCTTGGTGCCTCTCTCGCTCTGTTTGCTTCGTCCGTGCTTTCCGCCGCCACCAGTCCCGCGGCCCTCGCTTCCCTGCGCGACAAAGCCGAGTCCGGCAACGCCATCGCGCAATACAACCTCGGGCTGGTCTACGCCGATTCCAGCGAACCGTCCCACGATTTGATCGAAGCTTACGTGTGGCTGTCCCGGGCTTCCACCAACGGAGCTCGCGGACGGGAACTCGCGCTCGTTCGCTCCCAACTCACCGCCAATCAACTCACCGAAGCACGCCGTCGCCTCGAAACCGCCTTGCCCGCCACGTCGGCCAACACGACCTCCACCATCTCGCTGACCACGAGCAGCACCGCGCCGGCCCCCGCATCCGTTCCCACAGCCAACAATCCGTCTCCCTTCACCGCCGTCCCCCTCGACGTCGATCCCGACGAATTCAACCGCGTCGACCAGGAACGTCGCCGCCTCGCCGAGGAACTCGCCGCCGCCTGGCGGGAAAACGAAGCCCTCCGCGCCGGCCAATCCAACAGCGACGCCGAACTGCGCAAACGCGTCGCCATCGCCGAAACCGCCCTCGCCAACCGCGAGGACGATCTTTCCCGCCTCCAATCCGAGTTCAACCGCCTGCGCTCCGGCGCCCCCAGCACCGCCGAGCGCGAGCTTCGCGACGAACGCGACCGCCTCGCCGCTGAAGCCAACGCCGCCGCCACCGAGCTCGCGACCCTGCGCGCCGACAACGCCCGCCTGCGTCAATCCGCCGAACGCCTCGAACAGGAAACCGCCAACGCCCGCGCCACGGCCGAAGCCCTGCCCCAACTCCGCTCCGAACTCGCCGAGGTGCGACAACTTTCCAACGAACTCACCGCCAACCTCTCCCAGCGACAGGCCGAGGCCACCCGACTTCAAGCCGAGCTCACCGCCGCCAATCGCCAACTCGAATCCTCGGCCGGCGCGCAAGCCGATCTCACCGCCGCCACCGAACGCATCTCGGCCTTGCTCGCCGAAGTCTCCAACGCCCGCCGCGAAGCCGATCAAGCTCGGGCCGAGCTCGCCACTCGGGCCGACGCCTTCGCCACCGCCCAGTCCGAACTCGAGTCCACCCGTCAACAACTCGCCGCCACCACCGCCGATCTCGCCACCCAGCGGGAAACCAGCAACCAGACCGCCTCCGAACTGGCCGCCACCCAGGCTCGCCTCGCAGAACTCGGCGACACCGAAGCCGACCTCGGCACCGCCACCAACCGCATCCAGGACCTGCTCGGACAGCTCGCCGATGCCCGCCGCGAGACCAATCGCCTGCAGGCCACCCTCGAAGACCAGTCGGCCGGCCAAGTCTCCGCCGCAACCGAACTCGAATCCGTTCGCCAACAACTCGCCGCCACCACCACCGATCTCGCGGCCGCCCGCTCCGACGCCGAGTCCCTCAGCGCGACCAACGCCCAACTCCAAGCCGAACTCGCCACCACCACCGCCCGTGTCGCCGACCATCAGGCTGCCACGCTCCGCATCCAGGAACTCACCGCCGCCCTCCAAACCCGCGAATCCGATCTGGCGGAACGCACCACCCGCCTCAGCACCGCGGAAGGTCAGGTGAGCGAACTCTCCGCCGAGCTCGCCAACACCCGCGCCAACCTCACCCGCCTCCGCGAGACCGCCGCCGATTCCGGCGACACCGCCGCCGCCCAGGCCGCCCAACTCGCCAGCTTCCGCACCGAACTCGCCGACGCCCAATCCGCCAACGATCGCCTGCGCGCGGAACTGAGTTCCCTCCAAAGCCGAGGCGCCCAGCGGGACCAAAATCTCGCGGGACTCACCCGGAGCAACACCGAGCTCACCGCAGAACGCGATGAGTTGCGCGCCCAACTCGCCACCGCCGAGTCCCAGTCCCAAACCCTCGCCGGCGACCTCGCCGATCAACGCGCCGCCGCCGGGCGTATCCGTCAACTGGAGACCGCACTCGCGGCCGCCGAAGCCAGCCGGACCGAGCTCGCGACTCAACTCGAAGCCGCGCAAACCCAGGCCAGCAGTCTGGCCACCGATCTCACCGGCGCCCGCCGTCAGCTCGCATCCCAAGACGGCGTGAGTGAACGCATCGCCCAGCTCGAATCCCAACTTTCGACCTACGCCACCATGGCGGACCAATTGGTCGCCGCCGAAGCCCAGGCCGAGGAACTCACCGCCGATTTGGCAGCCGCCCGCGCCGCCCAAAGTGACGGTGGCGACGAACTCGAGCGCGCCCTTCAACAGCGCGAGGCCCTCCGCACCGAGTTGGCTGATCGCGACGAAAGCCTCGCCAACCTTCGCCAGGAACTCGCCTCCCACCAGGAACAGATCGCGGCCCTCACCGCCTCGCAGCGCGATCTCGGCGACGCCACCGAGCGCGTCTCCACCTTGCTCGGCGAACTGTCCATGGCTCGCGACGAGAACCAACGCCTGCAAGCCGCCCTCAACGATCGCGGTGAAGCCTCGGCGCAGCTCGAAGCCAGCCTCCGAGCCTTCGCCACTCAAGAGCGCGACCTCGAAGCAGCCGAAGCCGCCCTCGCCGCCAGCAACGAAAGCGCCCAAGCCCGCGCCGCCGAAGTCGCTGAACTCCGCCAAGAAGTCAGCTCCCTCCAGTCCGCTCTCGCCACCGCGCAGGCCGGCACCGTGGACGCCGACGCGCTGGTAAATGCCCGCAGCGAAATCAGCCGACTCCAAACCGAGCTCCAGTCCGCGCGCACCAACGCCGGCGAAAATGCCACGGCCCAAGCCGATGAACTGGCCGCGACCAAGACCAAACTTGAGGCCAGCCTGCGCGCCTTTGCCGCGCTGCAACGAGAACTGCGCTCCACCCGCTCCGACCTCGCCACCAATGCCGAGGAAGCCGACAGCACCGCATCCACCATCGCCGAGTTGCGCGAGGAGGTCAGCAGTCTCCAGTCCGCGCTTGCCGACGCCAAGTTCACCGCCTCCGAAGCTGAAGGCCAGGTCGCGACCCTGAGCGCCGCCCAGTCGAACGCCGACGCCCTGCAAGCGCAACTCGCCACCGCGACCACCACGGCCTCCGAACACGAAGCCGAAATCCAAACCCTGCGCGAACAGCTCGAAACCAGTTCCAGCTCCGCCGCCGACCTGCGCGCCGCCAACGCCGATCTGTCCGCGCAGCTTAACGACACGCAGGCACTCGCCGCCAGTCGCGGCACCGAACTCGACGCCGCTTCCAGCCTCGCGGCCGAGAACACCCGTCTCCGTGAATTCGCCCGCCAGGCTCAGGCGCAGAGCGCTTCGATGGCACAGGAACTCAATGTCCTTCGCACGCGCTTCGCCCTGCAAAGCAGTCCGGCCGCCCGGCCCGTTGCCGGCCGCTCCGTCCCCGATCGCCCGTCCGGAATCACCGCCAATGCAGACACCACCCCGGCTGCGACCGACGATGCCTCCCGCAGCCACGTCGTGGCCGCCGGCGACACGCTGTCATCAATTTCCCGCGAATACTACGGCACCACGCTCCGCTGGCGTGACATTCTCAACGCCAATCGCGACGTGATCACCGCCTCCAACGCGCTGACCATCGGATCGACCCTGCGCATCCCGTAA
- a CDS encoding AEC family transporter: MDVINLLAPLFLIIALGAVLQRVGMLPVDAVGVINRLLFRVGLPAAVFHALVSAQKSTEGFGLLLIVMAGATLINLAWSWWEAPWLGVAPGSRGTFVQAAFRGNLSFIGLPLLLTVPGVPLGQTMLAFAPMLILHNAATVIVLLASQPTSGEAMLKRVLTGIVSNPIIVASVAGVVANAAGWTPPVAVMVTLQSLARMALPLALLCIGAALMRVPVGGNRRLPSLAALHKSVLSPLIGYGLARWLGLEDGALLAGLICLACPTAAVSYTMAKEMGGDENLAASAVVYSAAASGVTLAIVIAMFAA; encoded by the coding sequence GTGGATGTCATCAATTTGCTTGCCCCGTTGTTTTTGATCATCGCCTTGGGGGCGGTGCTACAGCGCGTGGGAATGTTGCCGGTCGATGCGGTCGGGGTGATCAACCGGTTGCTCTTTCGCGTCGGCCTGCCGGCGGCGGTGTTTCACGCGTTGGTCTCGGCGCAGAAAAGCACGGAAGGGTTTGGGTTGTTACTGATCGTCATGGCGGGGGCCACGCTGATCAATCTGGCCTGGAGCTGGTGGGAGGCGCCGTGGTTGGGGGTGGCACCCGGGTCACGCGGCACGTTTGTGCAGGCGGCGTTTCGCGGAAATCTCTCCTTCATCGGGCTCCCACTGTTGCTCACGGTGCCGGGCGTGCCGTTGGGGCAGACCATGCTGGCGTTTGCCCCGATGTTGATTTTGCACAACGCCGCCACCGTCATTGTGCTGCTGGCCAGTCAACCGACGTCGGGCGAGGCAATGTTGAAGCGGGTGCTGACGGGGATCGTGAGCAACCCCATCATCGTCGCGTCGGTGGCCGGGGTGGTGGCCAATGCGGCGGGCTGGACTCCCCCCGTCGCGGTGATGGTCACCCTGCAATCGTTGGCGCGGATGGCGCTCCCGCTCGCTTTGTTGTGCATCGGGGCCGCGCTCATGCGCGTGCCGGTCGGCGGCAATCGTCGGCTGCCGAGCCTGGCCGCGCTGCACAAGTCGGTGTTGTCGCCATTGATCGGATACGGATTGGCCCGTTGGCTGGGACTGGAGGACGGCGCGCTGCTGGCCGGCTTGATCTGTCTGGCGTGTCCGACCGCGGCAGTGTCCTACACCATGGCCAAGGAGATGGGCGGAGATGAAAACCTCGCCGCCAGTGCGGTGGTTTACAGCGCGGCGGCGAGTGGGGTGACGCTTGCGATCGTGATCGCGATGTTTGCCGCCTGA
- a CDS encoding M14 family zinc carboxypeptidase: MSASLRKGFLPARKVSGLATMLNLMIQGMRRWIVVGIVGAGWGLGGRAAPVDYYLPDGGPYEDRVPTPAEFFGYEVGDWHLRPDQIVGYLHALAAAAPERAKVEVFGHTHEQRPLVQLVVAAPERMADLEAVRRAHLERGATATRPAVVNLGYSIHGNESSGANASVMVAYWLVASQSEAAQAVRRDVVVLLDPMFNPDGLARFAHWANTHRGKHLVADPNHREHREPWPNGRTNHYWFDLNRDWFPLVHPESRARVARFYQWQPNIMNDHHEMGTDRTFFFQPGVTSRNNPTTPAGVFALQEKLAAHHADALDRVGSFYYSAEGFDDFYVGKGSVYPDLNGGIGILYEQASSRGHVQETDFGDLTFPFSIRNQVLASLSTLEGAVALREDLLAHQAEFYATASTFAGDRGVSGWVFDPAGDPARAWELRDLLARHQIEVRALSRDVTVGERTYRAGEAFAVPADQPQARLLAELFTDRTEFNDTAFYDISAWSVPWAFNLPHDKLETGLSKAWGRTLEPGPRPVGQLHGDRTADVLAYVLLPRGMDLPRALGRLGRAGIVAQVTAQTFRALPAGQSESIDVAPGAIIIPVTRQPDKSETIERVIDEILARDALQVMALNRGLTPDGPDLGSPSLVTVTAGRVAIVVGDGVSPYDAGEVWHTLDQRWDMAPVLLEHGDVKRAELSRYDAMVIVDGSFGSWSEDTADSIKAWTRAGGTLIVEEDAISWAINKLGAKITLVEDPAEATPATPPMRVPFGEGERINRSKLIPGSIFAASVDLTHPLAYGLGQDMLPLFRAGKLVMQPSKSPYQTPLVYTPDPLLAGYATPEDQSRLSNQAAVVIAPLGSGRVVAMTDNPVFRGYWFGAMRLLGNAIFFGPAMKTP, encoded by the coding sequence ATGAGTGCATCGCTTCGGAAGGGCTTTCTTCCCGCGCGGAAAGTGTCAGGATTGGCCACCATGTTGAACTTGATGATACAAGGCATGCGGCGATGGATCGTCGTGGGCATCGTGGGCGCGGGGTGGGGACTCGGCGGTCGCGCCGCGCCGGTGGATTATTACTTGCCCGATGGTGGTCCCTATGAGGACCGGGTGCCCACTCCAGCGGAGTTTTTCGGCTACGAGGTGGGCGACTGGCATCTGCGTCCCGACCAGATCGTGGGTTATTTGCACGCGCTCGCCGCGGCGGCCCCGGAACGCGCCAAGGTCGAAGTGTTCGGTCACACCCACGAGCAACGTCCGCTGGTGCAACTCGTGGTGGCCGCGCCGGAGCGCATGGCCGATTTGGAGGCCGTTCGCCGCGCGCATCTGGAGCGAGGGGCGACGGCGACCCGACCCGCCGTGGTGAATCTGGGCTATTCGATTCATGGCAACGAATCGTCCGGGGCCAACGCCTCGGTCATGGTGGCCTACTGGTTGGTGGCGTCGCAAAGCGAGGCGGCCCAGGCGGTGCGGCGCGACGTCGTCGTGTTGCTCGACCCGATGTTCAACCCCGACGGTCTGGCGCGTTTTGCGCACTGGGCCAACACGCATCGCGGGAAGCATTTGGTGGCCGACCCGAACCATCGCGAACACCGCGAGCCGTGGCCCAACGGCCGCACCAACCACTATTGGTTCGATCTCAACCGCGACTGGTTTCCGCTCGTGCATCCAGAGAGCCGGGCCCGCGTGGCGCGGTTTTATCAATGGCAGCCGAATATCATGAACGACCATCACGAGATGGGCACGGATCGCACGTTCTTCTTTCAACCGGGGGTAACCTCGCGCAACAACCCGACGACACCCGCCGGAGTTTTTGCGCTGCAGGAGAAACTCGCCGCGCACCATGCCGACGCGCTCGATCGCGTGGGCTCGTTCTATTACTCGGCCGAAGGGTTCGACGATTTTTACGTGGGCAAGGGTTCGGTTTATCCGGATCTCAACGGCGGCATCGGCATTCTTTACGAGCAGGCCAGTTCCCGCGGGCACGTGCAGGAGACCGACTTTGGCGATCTCACCTTTCCGTTTTCGATCCGCAACCAAGTCCTCGCGTCGCTCTCGACGCTCGAGGGAGCAGTCGCGCTGCGCGAAGACTTGCTGGCCCATCAAGCGGAGTTTTATGCGACGGCCTCGACGTTTGCCGGCGATCGCGGCGTGAGCGGCTGGGTGTTTGATCCCGCCGGCGATCCGGCCCGGGCCTGGGAACTGCGCGATCTGCTGGCTCGTCACCAAATCGAAGTGCGCGCCCTCTCCCGTGATGTGACGGTGGGCGAGCGCACCTATCGGGCGGGCGAGGCGTTTGCGGTGCCCGCCGATCAGCCGCAGGCCCGGTTGCTGGCGGAACTGTTCACCGACCGGACGGAGTTTAATGACACGGCATTCTACGATATTTCGGCGTGGAGCGTGCCGTGGGCTTTCAATCTGCCGCACGACAAGTTGGAGACCGGCTTGAGCAAGGCGTGGGGCCGGACGCTGGAGCCCGGGCCGCGTCCGGTGGGCCAGCTGCACGGAGATCGCACCGCCGACGTGCTCGCCTACGTTTTGTTGCCGCGAGGCATGGATCTGCCGCGGGCATTGGGCCGACTCGGGCGGGCGGGAATTGTGGCGCAAGTCACGGCCCAAACGTTTCGCGCGCTGCCCGCCGGCCAGTCGGAGTCGATCGACGTCGCGCCCGGAGCCATCATCATCCCCGTGACGCGTCAGCCGGATAAGTCCGAAACCATCGAGCGGGTGATCGACGAGATTCTGGCCCGGGACGCCCTGCAGGTCATGGCGCTCAATCGCGGACTGACCCCGGACGGTCCTGATCTCGGCAGTCCGAGTTTGGTCACCGTGACGGCGGGGCGCGTGGCGATTGTGGTGGGCGACGGAGTGAGCCCCTACGACGCCGGCGAAGTCTGGCACACCCTTGATCAGCGTTGGGACATGGCGCCCGTGCTGCTGGAGCACGGCGACGTGAAGCGGGCGGAGCTGTCGCGTTACGATGCCATGGTCATCGTCGACGGATCGTTTGGTAGTTGGTCCGAGGATACGGCTGATTCCATCAAGGCATGGACCCGCGCCGGCGGCACGTTGATCGTGGAGGAAGATGCCATTTCGTGGGCGATCAATAAACTCGGGGCGAAGATAACCTTGGTGGAAGATCCGGCCGAAGCGACACCGGCGACACCGCCGATGCGCGTGCCGTTTGGTGAGGGGGAGCGGATCAATCGATCGAAATTGATCCCGGGTTCCATCTTCGCGGCGTCCGTTGACCTGACGCACCCGCTGGCCTATGGCCTGGGGCAGGACATGTTGCCCCTCTTTCGCGCGGGCAAGTTGGTGATGCAACCGTCGAAGTCTCCTTACCAGACCCCGCTGGTTTATACGCCGGATCCGTTGCTCGCGGGTTATGCCACACCGGAGGATCAATCGCGTCTCTCCAATCAAGCGGCCGTGGTCATTGCTCCCCTCGGTTCCGGGCGGGTGGTTGCGATGACCGACAACCCGGTTTTTCGCGGCTATTGGTTCGGGGCGATGCGCCTGCTGGGTAATGCGATCTTCTTCGGCCCGGCCATGAAAACACCCTGA
- a CDS encoding sensor histidine kinase, translating into MSEITTSPFASANQNWRSTFFAEPETRHAETFSREITWDNLNRGRIINRFTIVLSILLIAIPDLQLWRSGGWTHTPELIWWLWLHIALLCATITIEIVAHARRRAHPREVVPGDATCLQVCCLAIMALLVVSTLIQQKITGQVSSVLLGIGVYASCFYTRPRVSLGFIGGSAVILMTLLPFVQPAPAVLSNHIVIIGVFAMIFWLASRLIYSLRVRDFSHIRTIAEQAHSLEQANDELRQAHSLKSELVGIAVHDLRDPLNAISGLAQELEHELPPGSPARNLVGGIEQSARRISHLVENLLTEAERESRGLELDRQLTELNPIADDIVDDYSWLAGTKHLKLFNDIEGEQSVFAQVDPRKFRQLLENLVSNAVKYSSPGGVIRIVMSPLPPHGVHLEVHDSGAGLLPEDHDRIFGKFARLSASPTQGEGTTGLGLAIVKTIAEAHGGRVWAESPGRHQGSTFFVELP; encoded by the coding sequence ATGTCCGAAATCACCACTTCTCCCTTTGCATCCGCCAACCAGAACTGGCGAAGCACGTTTTTCGCCGAACCCGAAACTCGGCATGCGGAGACGTTCAGTCGGGAAATCACTTGGGACAACCTCAACCGGGGCCGCATCATCAATCGGTTCACGATCGTCCTCAGCATCCTGCTGATCGCGATCCCCGATCTGCAGTTGTGGCGGAGTGGCGGGTGGACCCACACCCCGGAATTGATCTGGTGGCTCTGGCTGCACATCGCGCTGTTGTGCGCCACCATCACCATTGAGATCGTGGCCCACGCGCGTCGGCGCGCTCACCCCCGCGAGGTCGTGCCCGGCGACGCAACCTGCCTCCAAGTCTGCTGCCTCGCCATCATGGCGCTGCTCGTTGTGAGCACGCTCATCCAGCAAAAAATCACCGGGCAGGTCTCCAGCGTCCTACTCGGTATCGGCGTATACGCCTCCTGCTTTTACACCCGCCCCCGAGTCAGTTTGGGGTTCATCGGCGGCAGTGCGGTCATCCTTATGACGTTGCTGCCTTTCGTGCAGCCCGCCCCCGCCGTTCTATCCAACCACATTGTGATCATCGGGGTATTTGCGATGATTTTCTGGCTGGCCTCCCGGCTCATCTACTCGCTGCGCGTGCGCGATTTCAGCCACATCCGGACCATCGCCGAACAAGCCCACTCCCTGGAGCAGGCGAACGACGAACTGCGCCAGGCCCACTCGCTCAAATCAGAACTCGTGGGTATCGCCGTCCACGACCTCCGCGACCCCCTCAACGCGATCAGCGGACTGGCTCAGGAGCTTGAACATGAGCTGCCCCCCGGGTCGCCCGCCCGGAATCTGGTCGGCGGCATCGAACAATCCGCGCGCCGGATTTCCCACCTCGTGGAAAACCTGCTCACCGAGGCCGAGCGTGAGAGTCGCGGCCTCGAACTCGACCGGCAGCTCACCGAGCTCAACCCGATCGCCGATGACATCGTCGACGACTACTCCTGGCTCGCCGGCACCAAACACCTCAAGCTCTTCAACGATATCGAGGGTGAACAATCCGTGTTTGCCCAGGTCGATCCCCGCAAATTCCGTCAGCTCCTGGAGAATCTGGTGAGCAACGCCGTCAAATACTCTTCGCCCGGCGGGGTGATCCGCATTGTCATGTCCCCGTTGCCGCCCCATGGCGTGCACCTCGAAGTTCACGACAGCGGCGCCGGTCTGCTGCCGGAAGATCACGACCGCATCTTCGGCAAATTTGCGCGTCTCTCCGCGAGCCCCACGCAGGGTGAAGGCACCACCGGCCTCGGCCTTGCCATCGTCAAAACCATCGCCGAAGCCCACGGCGGTCGCGTGTGGGCCGAAAGTCCGGGTCGCCATCAAGGCTCCACCTTTTTCGTCGAGCTGCCATGA
- a CDS encoding peptidylprolyl isomerase encodes MIRALRSTFLLLGVFTLTTTRAELPDGLYAVISTSRGELTARLDFETAPLTVTSFVGLAEGTLGPAPGHPFFDGLTFHRVVPGFVIQGGDPLGTGEGGPGYEFPDEFRPELRHDRVGTLSMANEGPDTNGSQFFITLTELNRLNYLHSVFGEVIAGLDVLPRIAAGDEMTVRIRRIGPAAQAFVADRTTFADRQRRAPPLRVSFFETAPGILPTNWTWDITLRQKLENLHRFTGARLYVRLHATSPADWRPHDTTAIDRFAFRAQLDPDAIVAFYFADSGLWQLKFGSASAARFTSTDDHLPTKIVRLLADCADEADETLVSLYGDEVPVGRHAKVNVDTVIDHLITIIAPQP; translated from the coding sequence ATGATCCGGGCACTGCGATCGACCTTCCTACTCCTCGGCGTTTTCACGCTGACCACCACCAGAGCCGAACTACCCGACGGGCTCTATGCCGTGATCAGCACCTCGCGAGGCGAGCTCACCGCGCGGCTGGATTTCGAAACCGCTCCCTTGACCGTGACCAGCTTCGTCGGCCTCGCCGAAGGCACGCTCGGTCCGGCCCCCGGCCACCCGTTTTTCGATGGCCTCACATTCCATCGGGTCGTGCCTGGATTTGTCATTCAAGGAGGCGATCCGCTCGGCACCGGCGAGGGTGGCCCCGGTTATGAATTCCCCGATGAGTTTCGCCCGGAGCTGCGCCATGACCGCGTCGGCACGCTATCGATGGCCAACGAAGGACCCGACACCAACGGCTCGCAGTTTTTCATCACACTCACCGAACTCAACCGGCTCAACTACTTGCACAGCGTGTTTGGCGAAGTGATCGCCGGTCTCGACGTGCTGCCGCGTATCGCCGCCGGGGACGAGATGACGGTGCGCATCCGGCGCATCGGTCCGGCCGCGCAAGCCTTCGTGGCGGACCGCACCACCTTCGCGGATCGGCAACGCCGCGCGCCACCCCTCCGCGTATCCTTCTTCGAAACCGCCCCGGGCATCCTGCCGACCAACTGGACGTGGGACATCACCCTTCGCCAAAAATTGGAAAACCTGCACCGCTTCACCGGGGCTCGTCTCTACGTGCGTCTCCACGCGACCAGTCCGGCCGACTGGCGTCCCCATGACACGACGGCGATCGACCGGTTTGCCTTCCGGGCCCAGCTTGATCCCGACGCAATCGTGGCGTTCTACTTCGCTGACAGCGGTCTCTGGCAGTTGAAATTCGGCTCCGCCAGCGCCGCCCGATTCACTTCCACCGACGACCATCTCCCGACAAAAATCGTGCGCCTGCTTGCCGACTGTGCCGACGAAGCGGATGAAACGCTCGTGTCGCTCTACGGCGACGAGGTCCCAGTCGGCCGCCACGCCAAGGTCAACGTGGACACCGTCATCGACCACCTGATCACGATCATCGCACCGCAACCGTGA
- a CDS encoding FKBP-type peptidyl-prolyl cis-trans isomerase, whose translation MRALRPLLIPALFGLILLGIALVTRSGKLARENPGVPINSAMREAMHMMVLPPADEALVNQRYPQTEITSSGLRYIVTAPGDGVTHPQRGEKVAVHYRGNFLDGTYLDDSYKRNGPYIFPAGVASVIPGWDEAVMDMSKGEKRTLIIPYWLAYGEKGVKGHIPEKTTLIFEIELVDVF comes from the coding sequence ATGCGCGCTCTCCGCCCTCTTCTCATTCCGGCATTGTTCGGGCTTATCCTGCTCGGCATCGCGCTGGTCACTCGTTCGGGTAAACTCGCCCGCGAAAACCCCGGCGTGCCGATCAACAGCGCCATGCGTGAGGCGATGCACATGATGGTTTTGCCGCCTGCCGATGAGGCGCTGGTGAATCAGCGCTATCCGCAAACCGAAATCACTTCCTCCGGCTTGCGCTATATCGTCACCGCCCCGGGCGACGGCGTGACCCACCCGCAACGCGGTGAAAAAGTCGCGGTCCATTATCGCGGCAACTTTCTCGACGGCACTTATCTCGACGACAGCTACAAACGCAACGGACCCTACATTTTTCCCGCAGGCGTCGCCAGTGTCATCCCTGGTTGGGACGAAGCGGTGATGGATATGTCCAAGGGCGAAAAACGCACCCTCATCATCCCCTACTGGCTCGCCTACGGAGAAAAGGGCGTCAAAGGCCACATCCCCGAAAAAACCACCCTCATCTTCGAAATCGAGTTGGTCGACGTGTTCTGA
- a CDS encoding M48 family metallopeptidase has protein sequence MAEAPAREVEPSREVPEPAIPVTTAGPKWELDQEPAPAEAEVIFERNLRAKHYRLTLRRDGVPVATIPARGTERAARAFVAEHADWLARARERHRTKPRQATHWRIGTPVLWRGKWTEIRQAATSPHLKVSVGADVFRVPRFDGDLRPTIEAAFQRRAKIELPARTWELGAVTQMAVKRVSVRNQRSRWGSCTEAGVISLNWRLILSPPWVSDYVIYHELMHLKEMNHSKRFWAAVAQVCPRWQEAEAWLDQHGSYLGL, from the coding sequence TTGGCCGAAGCACCGGCGCGCGAGGTGGAGCCGTCCCGGGAGGTTCCGGAGCCCGCGATCCCGGTCACCACCGCCGGACCGAAATGGGAGCTGGATCAGGAACCCGCCCCGGCGGAAGCGGAAGTGATTTTCGAGCGCAACCTGCGGGCCAAACACTACCGCCTGACCTTGCGGCGCGACGGTGTGCCCGTGGCGACGATTCCGGCGCGTGGCACGGAGCGGGCGGCCCGGGCGTTTGTCGCAGAGCATGCGGATTGGCTGGCGCGAGCGCGGGAACGCCATCGGACCAAGCCGCGTCAGGCGACCCACTGGCGGATCGGCACGCCGGTATTGTGGCGCGGGAAGTGGACCGAGATTCGGCAGGCGGCGACGTCACCGCATTTGAAAGTCAGCGTGGGCGCGGACGTTTTTAGGGTGCCGCGGTTCGACGGCGACCTGCGGCCGACCATCGAGGCGGCGTTTCAACGCCGGGCGAAAATCGAGTTGCCCGCCCGCACGTGGGAGTTGGGGGCGGTCACGCAGATGGCCGTGAAACGGGTGTCCGTGCGCAACCAGCGATCGCGCTGGGGCTCATGCACGGAGGCGGGAGTGATCTCCCTCAACTGGCGGCTGATTTTGTCACCGCCGTGGGTCAGCGATTACGTGATTTATCACGAGTTGATGCATCTTAAGGAGATGAATCATTCCAAGCGATTCTGGGCGGCGGTCGCCCAGGTCTGTCCGCGGTGGCAGGAAGCCGAAGCGTGGTTGGACCAACACGGTTCGTATCTCGGTCTCTGA